From a region of the Pseudanabaena sp. ABRG5-3 genome:
- the nblS gene encoding two-component system sensor histidine kinase NblS: MNFLLQIYNTSRRWWTEFSLQTKLMALITLLVSLLMSAVTFWAVNDIQTDARLNDTRFGKDLGLLLAANVAPLVAKNDLEEVTRLSKEFYDSSSSIRYILYADPDGEIFYGIPFNSNEVQNSLSIRRRIQLPEDPMSRPDRPLVRQHITPQGEVTDVFVNLQHDGKSLGIIAIGINPNPTAVASSGLTLDVTTAVFVSIWAMVILGAASNAVTITRPLRELVAGVQNIASGNFKQRIDLPFGGELGELIRSFNEMAQRLKTYEEQNIEELTAQKAKLETLVSTIADGALLLDSDMRIVLANPAAIKIMGWEQDAENSSWKGKSILNILPERLSEELGRSLMQIATGDREGGEFRIMASGDKGDSVLAHAFRIWITSVLSTSNAIKGIAITIQDITREVELNAAQSRFISNVSHELRTPLFNIKSFIETLHEYGDELSDEQKKEFLGTANNETDRLTRLVNDVLDLSRLESGRQYHFSAIDLSETIEQTVRTYKLNASSKGIELIHEIAPNLERIWGNYDLILQVLSNLVGNALKFTEAGGKVTIRIYPWQDQTTTQPHRIVNYVRVEVEDTGCGIPAEDCDRVFDRFYRVEDKVHTLEGTGLGLSIVRNIIEKHHSTIHIKSEVGVGTTFWFDLSVYQDRCELPVNPVNREAIAAQVQPMTV; encoded by the coding sequence ATGAACTTTTTGCTTCAAATTTACAATACATCCCGACGTTGGTGGACAGAGTTTTCACTACAAACGAAGCTAATGGCTCTAATTACGCTGCTAGTGTCTTTGCTAATGAGTGCAGTCACATTTTGGGCAGTCAACGATATTCAGACCGATGCTCGCCTCAATGATACGCGCTTTGGCAAAGACTTGGGATTGCTACTTGCTGCTAATGTTGCCCCTTTAGTTGCGAAAAATGATCTAGAGGAAGTAACACGCCTATCTAAAGAATTTTACGATAGTAGCTCTAGCATTCGCTACATTCTCTATGCTGATCCCGATGGTGAAATTTTTTACGGTATCCCGTTTAATTCCAATGAGGTACAAAATTCGCTAAGCATCAGGCGGCGGATTCAGTTACCCGAAGATCCGATGTCGCGCCCCGATCGCCCTTTGGTACGCCAGCATATTACGCCACAGGGGGAAGTAACAGATGTGTTTGTGAATTTACAACATGATGGTAAATCCTTAGGCATTATTGCGATCGGGATTAATCCTAATCCGACGGCAGTTGCCTCTTCGGGGCTGACTTTAGATGTGACCACAGCCGTCTTTGTGTCGATTTGGGCGATGGTGATTTTGGGGGCTGCATCAAATGCGGTGACAATTACGCGACCATTGCGGGAACTAGTGGCAGGGGTACAAAATATTGCCAGTGGTAATTTTAAACAGCGCATTGATCTGCCTTTTGGGGGGGAATTAGGGGAATTGATTCGTAGTTTTAATGAGATGGCTCAGAGGCTCAAAACCTATGAGGAGCAGAATATTGAGGAGTTAACAGCTCAAAAGGCAAAGCTAGAAACCTTGGTATCGACGATCGCTGATGGGGCGTTATTACTCGACTCCGATATGCGAATTGTCCTTGCTAACCCTGCGGCGATTAAAATCATGGGCTGGGAACAGGATGCAGAAAATAGTAGCTGGAAAGGTAAAAGTATTTTAAATATTTTGCCAGAGCGCCTCAGCGAGGAATTAGGGCGATCGCTGATGCAAATTGCCACAGGCGATCGCGAAGGTGGCGAATTTCGGATCATGGCATCGGGGGATAAGGGGGACTCGGTGCTAGCCCATGCCTTCAGGATCTGGATTACCAGCGTACTCAGCACTAGTAATGCCATTAAGGGGATTGCAATCACGATTCAGGACATCACCCGTGAGGTGGAGCTAAATGCTGCCCAGAGTCGCTTTATTAGCAATGTCAGCCATGAGTTACGCACACCATTATTTAATATCAAGTCCTTTATTGAGACTTTGCACGAATATGGCGATGAGTTAAGTGATGAACAGAAAAAAGAATTTCTCGGTACGGCAAATAATGAAACCGATCGCCTGACGCGCCTTGTCAATGATGTACTCGATCTCTCGCGCCTCGAGTCGGGTCGTCAATATCATTTCTCGGCGATCGATCTATCCGAAACCATCGAACAAACGGTACGCACCTATAAACTCAATGCTTCCTCTAAGGGTATTGAGCTAATCCATGAAATTGCACCAAATCTAGAAAGAATTTGGGGCAACTATGATTTGATTTTGCAGGTGTTATCTAACCTCGTTGGCAATGCACTCAAATTCACTGAAGCTGGGGGTAAAGTCACGATTCGTATTTATCCTTGGCAAGACCAAACCACCACCCAGCCCCATCGCATTGTCAATTATGTGCGGGTCGAAGTCGAAGATACAGGTTGTGGTATTCCTGCCGAAGATTGCGATCGCGTGTTTGATCGCTTTTACCGTGTCGAGGATAAGGTGCATACTCTCGAAGGTACTGGCTTAGGTTTATCAATCGTCCGCAACATCATCGAAAAACACCACAGT
- the radC gene encoding RadC family protein yields the protein MTYSLRIVDMAESDRPRERLLSQGVRSLSNAELIAILLGTGQGAGKLSAVGLGQLILQTIGKDRNSDPVAALQTVSPEELMQIEGVGPAKATAILAAIELGKRALYAKLPDLTEVTEPAIAAAALSQDLMWQPQERLAVVMLDNKNRIIAQRIITIGTATETLAHPRDIFREVLKSGAVRLIVAHNHPSGNTTPSPEDIKLTRQLLEAARMLSLPLLDHLILGNGTFSSIRELSTLWKEVPQSE from the coding sequence ATGACTTATTCTCTGCGAATAGTAGATATGGCTGAAAGCGATCGCCCCCGTGAGAGATTGCTCAGTCAGGGAGTTCGCAGTCTATCCAATGCCGAATTAATCGCCATTCTCTTAGGTACAGGACAGGGAGCAGGCAAACTCTCGGCTGTGGGGCTAGGACAGCTAATCCTGCAAACCATCGGTAAAGATCGGAATAGTGATCCTGTGGCTGCGTTGCAAACTGTATCTCCAGAGGAACTGATGCAAATTGAGGGGGTAGGCCCTGCTAAAGCAACGGCAATTTTGGCTGCGATCGAATTGGGTAAACGCGCACTCTATGCGAAGTTACCTGATTTAACTGAAGTTACGGAACCTGCGATCGCGGCAGCGGCTCTTAGCCAAGATCTGATGTGGCAACCCCAAGAGCGTCTAGCTGTAGTCATGCTCGACAACAAAAATCGGATCATCGCCCAACGGATCATCACGATTGGTACGGCAACAGAAACTCTCGCCCATCCCCGTGATATTTTCCGAGAGGTTTTAAAAAGTGGTGCAGTCAGGCTCATCGTGGCGCACAATCATCCATCGGGCAATACAACACCGAGTCCTGAAGATATCAAGCTCACGCGCCAATTACTGGAAGCGGCAAGAATGTTGAGTCTTCCGCTGTTAGATCATTTAATTTTGGGAAATGGAACCTTTTCTAGTATTCGTGAACTTTCAACATTATGGAAAGAAGTTCCACAATCAGAATAG
- a CDS encoding Spy/CpxP family protein refolding chaperone, whose amino-acid sequence MFRDIKKVLAIACVSMAVGAATIPSIVSAQDSTQSPTTTRTEKRKPHQGEGWKKLNLTDAQKAQIKTIHESAKARRQSVFTPEQRAIMEQARQSGDRKGVRKSLNLTDAQKQQLKAIMQDTKSQVQSVLTPEQKQQLEQMQQQRKERRNARQGTPR is encoded by the coding sequence ATGTTTCGTGATATCAAAAAAGTTTTGGCGATCGCATGTGTAAGTATGGCAGTTGGTGCAGCAACAATTCCTAGCATTGTTTCAGCACAAGATTCTACTCAAAGCCCAACTACAACCCGTACCGAAAAACGCAAGCCTCATCAAGGTGAAGGCTGGAAAAAGCTAAACTTGACCGATGCTCAGAAAGCTCAAATCAAGACCATTCATGAGAGTGCCAAGGCTCGTCGTCAAAGTGTATTCACTCCTGAACAACGCGCAATTATGGAACAAGCTCGTCAGTCTGGCGATCGCAAGGGTGTCCGTAAGTCGTTGAACCTAACCGATGCTCAAAAGCAACAGTTAAAAGCAATCATGCAAGATACCAAGTCACAAGTACAGAGTGTGTTGACTCCTGAACAGAAGCAACAACTTGAACAAATGCAGCAACAACGCAAAGAGCGCCGCAACGCAAGACAAGGAACCCCTCGCTAG
- a CDS encoding protein kinase domain-containing protein, whose protein sequence is MIDTVISQRYQIIQNLGSGGFGQTFLAKDLQLPDHPKCVVKRLKPATSDANILQIASRLFEAEARILHKLGSHDRIPRLLAHFEEAHEFYLVQELIDGYELTNELIATERSEDGYPVGRMNEAQAIAFLLDVLEILVFVHQQGAIHRDIKPANLMRRRSDGKLVLIDFGAVKQVETATVIASTVAIGTDGYMPNEQAIGKPRPCSDLYAVGVIAIQGLTGVPPSLLSEDMETGELAWRQSPTHATTKYRTQISDELARVINKLVKYDFRDRYQSASEALADIQNLYIPIAPTILSNPIQSSTSTNTQDLTAIARFSDEVTPTIAPRDHLPSKPKNWLGIGAIALVSGIMATGAVIFFRPSPAPKSEVNISAISPSPQYLFLSEREIADQDLINKSAFELDIMRNEVFARYGRRFQDPELQAYFSKQPWYNPTYQPNQFPEDLLTPIEIKNVAYIRDFQARNSRNVNLSNPSSNNLQEAKCDYSKRIISDPNPPINVRTGAGKDYAIVGTLDNGTQITVKVEKQGWLQISTPIEGWVAANRTKPICL, encoded by the coding sequence ATGATTGATACTGTAATTAGTCAGCGATATCAAATCATCCAAAACCTTGGCAGTGGAGGGTTTGGACAAACATTTTTAGCGAAAGACCTGCAACTACCCGATCATCCCAAATGTGTAGTCAAACGCTTAAAACCTGCAACTAGCGATGCCAATATCTTGCAAATTGCGAGTCGTCTTTTTGAGGCAGAAGCGCGAATTCTACACAAGTTAGGCAGTCATGATCGTATTCCGCGATTGCTGGCTCATTTTGAAGAAGCCCATGAATTTTATCTAGTTCAAGAGTTAATTGATGGTTATGAACTGACCAATGAATTAATCGCCACAGAACGCTCGGAAGATGGTTATCCTGTGGGGCGAATGAATGAAGCACAGGCGATCGCTTTTTTATTAGATGTACTAGAAATTTTAGTTTTTGTACATCAACAGGGAGCTATCCATCGTGATATTAAACCTGCGAACTTAATGCGGCGGCGCTCCGATGGCAAATTAGTTCTGATTGATTTTGGGGCAGTCAAACAAGTGGAGACGGCAACGGTAATCGCTTCGACGGTGGCGATTGGCACTGATGGCTATATGCCCAACGAGCAAGCGATCGGCAAGCCCCGTCCCTGTAGCGATCTCTATGCCGTGGGGGTAATTGCGATCCAAGGTTTGACAGGAGTTCCCCCCAGTTTATTGTCAGAAGACATGGAGACAGGTGAACTAGCATGGCGACAATCTCCCACCCATGCGACGACAAAATATCGTACCCAGATTAGTGATGAGTTGGCACGAGTAATCAATAAACTCGTAAAGTATGACTTTCGCGATCGCTACCAGTCTGCATCTGAAGCATTAGCAGATATCCAAAATTTGTATATACCAATCGCACCAACCATTCTATCTAACCCTATTCAAAGCAGTACTTCAACAAATACTCAAGATTTAACGGCGATCGCGAGGTTTAGCGATGAGGTGACACCAACCATTGCCCCCAGAGATCATTTGCCATCCAAGCCCAAAAATTGGCTAGGAATTGGGGCGATCGCTTTAGTATCAGGAATTATGGCTACGGGGGCGGTTATATTCTTCCGTCCATCACCTGCCCCAAAAAGTGAAGTCAATATCAGTGCCATTTCCCCTAGTCCCCAATATTTATTTTTGTCGGAACGGGAGATTGCTGATCAGGATTTGATCAATAAGAGTGCATTTGAGCTAGACATCATGCGTAATGAAGTGTTTGCGAGATATGGTCGTCGCTTTCAAGATCCTGAATTGCAGGCTTATTTTAGTAAACAACCTTGGTATAACCCCACATACCAACCCAACCAATTTCCTGAAGATCTCCTAACACCGATTGAGATCAAGAATGTTGCATATATTCGTGATTTTCAAGCTCGTAACAGTCGAAATGTAAACTTATCAAATCCTAGCTCTAATAATCTCCAAGAAGCGAAGTGTGACTATAGTAAACGCATAATTTCCGACCCAAATCCACCCATTAATGTCCGCACAGGTGCAGGCAAAGACTATGCGATCGTGGGGACTCTCGATAATGGGACACAAATCACGGTTAAGGTTGAAAAACAAGGCTGGTTACAAATTTCTACACCAATAGAAGGTTGGGTTGCTGCCAATCGCACCAAGCCAATATGTCTCTAG
- a CDS encoding GAF domain-containing protein, translating to MDSTLLDQIRHLCRDRAAYERLKAILVQQERVHQLSWEERYKKLMSVPDTETETTNAFSNIIAREKALAQLADAIQRSPSLELVLQVAVQVAQKLLQVDRVAIFRRYPDGRGEFVTDAIASGMVSIADMPERQLLLARHMIDSMQTEQSAQIVDSIRSSSLSSHIVTLLEQIGISSYTANKIYAGHDAWGTLVAFHGTAYHVWSESDRTSLSLVAAQIGIAISLANLRQQSQTLAEDLQTLKVELDSLQKTVAEIIESETQPLITEAPSSLISDIDEPLITMFSQDVTTEEMENNSDDLEDDDQKDLEVEDHIEPISPVEHLVDQDLDEEIGESDEDIEDVEDIVDEDEIIDSEYIAISQNGLPRLFLIQDIKPSSNEDSGEPEDSEDIEPEEETANTDEQATIISHPVDAEELTRDEECLEIVQENTTNSTDTEETQIAESALEFGKVETEEVIVHEIKEINEPEEVIVNEAKEVNEPEETTTKVENISESEAEESQREEIIVNQSEAVDEPEPQSEEETTIVKSEEVSEKESEVLETFKIKSLDAEKIVEPEILDLPSPANVEIETNQQETIAPERLDPITNESRLIAEVSDLEPLALEALVAPKALDVESIKVDDSEEEALATEPCETSSSEDQAKSDANSEIAATSDGLAQPDQEPITSEIESESEDEAGEIVETTTSLSTELEATESLAMETTENIEQESITKNIAENNTEHGNESTSEVEISTLTIGQEKEEIKDVDERLEELAPSDQEKLSQADLETSRPDIYDEERDPAIEPQFMETILAIAGNDSKGINFLLNVIDSYLEETPKLVQAIDKAIAINDHPRLLQILNTLRSSSDYIGALPLSYQCRQLESAVRANYVVLIYACLSQVAIEAQRATEALRIERSRYV from the coding sequence ATGGATTCTACCCTCTTAGATCAAATTCGCCACCTATGCCGCGATCGCGCTGCCTATGAACGCCTCAAAGCAATTTTGGTGCAGCAGGAACGTGTTCATCAACTGAGCTGGGAAGAACGATACAAAAAGCTCATGTCCGTGCCAGATACGGAGACGGAGACCACCAATGCTTTTAGCAATATTATTGCTAGAGAAAAAGCACTCGCCCAGCTTGCCGATGCCATTCAGCGATCGCCATCCTTAGAGCTAGTTTTACAGGTAGCTGTCCAAGTTGCACAGAAACTCCTCCAAGTTGATCGAGTCGCCATTTTTCGTCGTTATCCCGATGGGCGTGGTGAGTTTGTTACTGATGCGATCGCATCAGGGATGGTGTCTATTGCGGATATGCCCGAAAGACAGCTTCTATTAGCGCGGCATATGATTGATTCTATGCAAACAGAACAATCTGCCCAAATCGTTGACAGTATCCGTAGTTCGAGCTTATCTTCGCATATCGTCACACTGCTTGAACAGATTGGCATATCTTCCTATACCGCGAACAAAATTTATGCAGGACATGACGCATGGGGGACATTAGTTGCTTTTCATGGGACTGCTTATCATGTTTGGTCAGAAAGCGATCGCACTTCTCTGTCCCTAGTTGCCGCTCAGATTGGGATTGCCATCTCCTTAGCCAATCTACGGCAACAGTCTCAAACCTTAGCCGAAGATTTGCAAACGCTAAAAGTTGAACTAGATAGTTTACAAAAAACAGTTGCCGAAATTATCGAGAGTGAAACTCAACCGCTAATTACTGAAGCGCCAAGTTCTTTAATCTCAGATATAGATGAACCACTCATCACGATGTTTTCCCAAGATGTAACGACAGAAGAGATGGAGAACAACAGTGATGATTTAGAGGATGATGATCAGAAAGATTTAGAAGTAGAAGATCATATTGAGCCTATTAGCCCAGTAGAACATCTAGTAGATCAAGATTTGGACGAAGAGATTGGTGAATCAGACGAAGATATCGAAGACGTAGAAGACATTGTTGATGAAGATGAGATTATCGATTCTGAATATATTGCAATATCTCAGAATGGTCTGCCACGCTTATTTTTGATTCAGGATATCAAACCATCATCAAATGAGGACTCTGGAGAACCTGAAGATTCTGAAGATATTGAACCAGAAGAAGAAACTGCAAATACAGATGAGCAGGCAACGATCATTTCTCATCCAGTTGATGCAGAAGAGTTAACTAGAGATGAAGAATGTTTGGAGATTGTTCAAGAGAATACTACTAATAGCACTGATACAGAAGAGACTCAAATAGCTGAAAGTGCATTAGAATTCGGAAAAGTTGAGACTGAAGAGGTAATTGTTCATGAGATCAAAGAAATAAATGAACCTGAAGAGGTAATTGTTAACGAGGCAAAAGAAGTAAATGAACCTGAAGAGACTACTACTAAAGTAGAAAACATATCTGAGTCTGAGGCAGAGGAGTCTCAACGCGAAGAGATAATTGTTAACCAGTCTGAAGCTGTAGATGAGCCTGAACCGCAATCTGAAGAAGAGACAACCATTGTTAAATCTGAAGAAGTAAGTGAGAAGGAATCTGAAGTTTTAGAAACTTTTAAGATCAAGAGTCTTGACGCAGAGAAAATAGTTGAGCCAGAAATCCTAGATTTACCATCTCCTGCAAATGTTGAGATAGAGACGAATCAACAAGAAACGATCGCCCCAGAGCGATTGGACCCAATCACTAACGAATCAAGACTAATTGCAGAGGTCTCAGACCTAGAACCATTGGCTCTAGAAGCTCTAGTCGCACCAAAGGCCTTGGATGTAGAAAGTATTAAGGTAGATGACTCTGAGGAAGAGGCACTCGCAACAGAGCCATGCGAGACAAGTAGTAGTGAAGATCAGGCTAAGTCAGACGCAAATTCTGAGATTGCCGCAACATCAGATGGCTTAGCCCAACCTGATCAGGAACCAATCACCTCAGAAATTGAATCGGAGTCTGAAGATGAGGCAGGAGAAATTGTAGAGACCACAACTTCCTTATCTACGGAACTAGAAGCGACCGAATCTCTTGCAATGGAGACAACAGAAAATATTGAGCAAGAATCGATTACAAAAAATATTGCCGAAAATAATACAGAACATGGAAATGAATCAACATCTGAAGTGGAAATTAGCACTCTAACAATAGGACAGGAGAAGGAAGAAATAAAAGATGTAGATGAGAGACTAGAAGAGTTAGCTCCATCAGATCAAGAGAAACTTTCTCAAGCGGATTTAGAAACCTCAAGACCTGATATTTACGACGAGGAGCGCGACCCTGCCATAGAACCGCAATTTATGGAAACGATTTTAGCGATCGCAGGTAATGACAGTAAGGGCATCAATTTCTTGTTAAATGTAATTGATAGCTATTTAGAAGAAACTCCAAAGCTAGTACAAGCCATTGACAAGGCAATCGCCATCAATGATCATCCACGCCTATTGCAAATATTGAATACATTGCGCTCAAGTAGTGACTATATCGGTGCATTGCCCCTATCCTATCAATGTCGCCAGCTTGAATCGGCGGTGAGAGCTAATTATGTGGTGTTAATTTATGCTTGCCTATCACAGGTAGCGATCGAAGCTCAAAGGGCTACTGAAGCATTAAGGATCGAGCGATCTCGCTATGTTTAG
- a CDS encoding Uma2 family endonuclease translates to MVALPDRLLMTYEEYLAWESTQEMRHEFCDGEVIAMAGGSRNHNRVSGNFFKLLDEKFADRSCEVYIADVKVQVQPRRKYFYPDVVVTCDERDRQDPQVVSFPCLIIEVISPSTEGFDRGFKFSQYRGFETLQEYVLVQVEQPIVEVFQRNDQGQWVFFEYGIGDQIFLKSANVEIAVSDIYRQIQFEEKPED, encoded by the coding sequence ATGGTTGCTTTACCCGATCGCCTATTGATGACCTATGAAGAATATCTCGCTTGGGAATCAACTCAAGAAATGCGCCATGAATTTTGCGATGGTGAAGTTATCGCTATGGCAGGCGGTAGTCGTAACCATAATCGAGTCTCAGGAAATTTTTTCAAATTACTAGATGAAAAATTTGCCGATCGCTCCTGCGAAGTTTACATTGCTGATGTTAAGGTGCAGGTACAGCCAAGACGCAAATATTTTTATCCTGATGTGGTGGTTACTTGCGATGAACGTGATCGCCAAGATCCGCAAGTAGTGAGTTTTCCTTGTCTGATTATCGAAGTTATTTCACCTTCGACCGAAGGATTTGATCGTGGCTTCAAATTTTCGCAATATCGCGGTTTCGAGACCTTGCAAGAGTATGTTTTAGTGCAAGTCGAACAGCCAATTGTGGAAGTATTTCAGCGCAATGATCAGGGGCAATGGGTATTTTTTGAGTATGGCATAGGCGATCAAATATTCCTCAAATCGGCCAATGTCGAGATAGCAGTAAGCGATATATATCGACAAATTCAATTTGAGGAAAAGCCTGAAGATTAG
- a CDS encoding LptF/LptG family permease, producing the protein MATLQTTQPRKKVTNVSQGWLPKLSIMDRYLFTQMLTPFLFGVGAFSSVILAIGSLFELIRLITDSGLSIWTAFQIFGYQVPGFMVYSFPMSMLLATLLSYSRMSGDGETTALRSCGVSTYRLVLPALVLSLFVTGMTYVFNEAIVPAANWQSRSTLRAALNQENLQFKKQDIIYQQYGEVPQEDGTTRQGLVRSFYARNFDGKEMRGLTVLDFSQGQLQQILSAESAVWLPDQNVWKFSKGTTYLVGADGNYRSILRFDDQNLKLPRAPLDLAQEQRSTEEMNISDIRRNIELLQQSGNTKEIRKLEVRLEQKYALPFICVVFAIVGASLGMRPQRTGAALGFGLSVLIIFGYYLLLFICGALGQVEVLSPLAAAWMPNLIGMTAGFIILARVT; encoded by the coding sequence ATGGCAACCTTACAAACGACGCAGCCGAGGAAAAAAGTTACAAACGTGTCGCAGGGATGGCTACCGAAACTATCGATCATGGATCGTTACCTATTCACCCAGATGTTAACCCCATTTTTATTCGGGGTAGGGGCATTTTCCTCGGTGATTTTAGCGATCGGATCACTATTTGAACTAATCCGCCTGATCACAGATTCGGGACTAAGTATTTGGACAGCCTTTCAGATTTTTGGCTACCAAGTCCCCGGATTTATGGTGTATTCGTTTCCAATGTCGATGTTACTCGCAACATTGCTCTCCTATAGCCGTATGTCTGGAGATGGCGAGACAACGGCTTTACGTAGCTGTGGAGTTAGTACCTATCGACTAGTCTTACCTGCCTTGGTGCTAAGCTTATTTGTGACGGGAATGACCTATGTGTTTAATGAAGCGATCGTCCCTGCGGCAAACTGGCAGTCGCGAAGCACCTTAAGAGCTGCCCTCAATCAAGAAAATCTTCAGTTTAAAAAGCAAGATATTATCTATCAACAATATGGGGAAGTGCCGCAAGAAGATGGCACAACTAGGCAGGGCTTAGTTCGTAGTTTTTATGCCCGTAACTTTGATGGCAAGGAAATGCGCGGGTTAACGGTTTTAGATTTTTCACAAGGACAACTTCAGCAAATTTTATCTGCGGAGTCCGCAGTTTGGCTGCCCGATCAAAATGTCTGGAAATTTAGCAAAGGCACAACCTATCTAGTTGGCGCAGATGGCAACTATCGCAGTATTCTCCGCTTTGATGATCAAAATCTTAAACTACCTCGCGCTCCCCTAGATTTAGCGCAAGAGCAACGCAGTACCGAAGAAATGAATATCAGCGATATTCGTCGCAATATTGAGTTACTACAACAATCTGGCAATACCAAAGAGATCCGTAAGCTAGAGGTCAGACTTGAGCAAAAGTATGCACTGCCCTTTATCTGTGTCGTATTTGCGATCGTTGGGGCATCTTTGGGAATGCGCCCCCAACGCACTGGGGCAGCCCTTGGTTTCGGCTTGAGTGTGTTAATTATTTTTGGCTATTACTTACTGCTGTTTATCTGTGGCGCACTCGGACAAGTTGAGGTTCTCTCACCCCTCGCCGCCGCATGGATGCCAAATCTAATTGGCATGACGGCTGGATTTATTATTCTTGCTCGTGTCACATAA
- the lptB gene encoding LPS export ABC transporter ATP-binding protein, protein MQITLDNVSKNYNGRQVVQQVSLTVKQGEIVGLLGPNGAGKTTSFYMATGLVQPDSGSVWLDQQDITRLPIHQRARLGMAYLAQEATIFRQLSVRDNILLVMQQSHVPKSKRIHRLRTLLEEFRLTKIADTMGIQVSGGERRRTEIARALAVGEEGPKFILLDEPFAGIDPIAVSEIQTIISNLRDRNMGVLITDHNVRETLSITDRAYIMRDGEVFADGSSRELANDPDVRKYYLGEKFHF, encoded by the coding sequence ATGCAAATCACCCTTGACAACGTTAGTAAAAACTACAACGGTAGGCAAGTTGTTCAGCAAGTAAGCCTTACCGTCAAACAGGGAGAAATCGTTGGGCTGCTGGGACCTAATGGTGCTGGCAAAACCACCTCGTTTTATATGGCAACAGGACTGGTACAACCTGATAGTGGCAGTGTATGGCTTGACCAGCAAGACATTACGCGTTTACCGATTCATCAAAGAGCTAGGCTAGGGATGGCATATCTAGCACAGGAAGCAACGATTTTTCGGCAGCTATCGGTGCGAGACAATATCCTCTTAGTAATGCAGCAATCCCATGTACCAAAATCAAAACGTATACACCGTCTACGCACTTTATTAGAAGAGTTTCGCTTGACCAAGATTGCGGATACAATGGGAATCCAAGTGTCGGGGGGAGAACGTCGCCGCACAGAAATTGCTAGAGCTTTGGCTGTTGGCGAAGAGGGACCAAAATTTATTTTGCTGGATGAGCCTTTTGCGGGGATTGACCCGATCGCTGTTAGCGAAATTCAGACCATTATTAGCAATTTACGCGATCGCAATATGGGAGTTTTGATCACCGACCATAATGTTCGCGAAACACTGTCAATTACAGATCGGGCTTATATCATGCGTGATGGTGAAGTATTTGCCGATGGTTCTAGCCGAGAATTAGCTAACGATCCCGATGTTCGCAAATACTATCTTGGCGAAAAATTTCATTTTTAA
- a CDS encoding LptA/OstA family protein — translation MKTSITSLFQGKEKFQGNRKQKTGKTKRTLAISKLFLIVLPLLAIAASSLPPTQAQSSNTALTIRADVQEANSITGVVTATGNVKMSYPARQIDAIAEQAQYFSKEQRVVLTGNVIVTQEGVNSIKAQTITYLISEGKFVASPPNNQQVETIYVVPDRDATTAPATSASPVTQIKPAFKKQQVSPPTPENTPEKLPAKP, via the coding sequence ATGAAGACATCAATCACTTCACTTTTTCAAGGGAAAGAAAAATTTCAAGGAAATAGGAAACAGAAAACAGGAAAAACTAAGCGAACATTAGCAATTAGTAAGTTATTCCTAATTGTGTTGCCACTTTTGGCGATCGCCGCTAGCTCATTGCCACCAACGCAAGCCCAGTCATCAAATACAGCACTCACCATCAGGGCCGATGTCCAAGAGGCTAACTCGATTACGGGGGTAGTCACAGCAACAGGCAATGTAAAAATGAGTTATCCTGCCCGACAGATCGATGCGATCGCTGAGCAAGCACAGTATTTTTCTAAGGAACAGCGTGTAGTTTTGACGGGCAATGTGATTGTCACGCAGGAAGGTGTCAACAGTATCAAAGCTCAAACGATCACCTATCTCATCAGTGAAGGTAAGTTTGTCGCTTCTCCTCCCAATAATCAGCAGGTAGAAACGATTTATGTTGTCCCAGATCGTGACGCAACCACTGCACCTGCAACTTCTGCCTCCCCTGTCACCCAAATCAAACCTGCCTTTAAAAAGCAACAAGTTAGCCCACCAACTCCAGAAAATACGCCTGAGAAGTTACCAGCAAAACCATAG